From the genome of Chlamydiales bacterium STE3:
AGCTCCATGATTGTTCACGACAGAGCAGGAAGACCTATGGCGCTATTTGAAACTCTTTGGGAAAAGGATTATGCTAAAAAGCAAAACCCTGACCATGAGCTGATTGATATCCACGTTTAACCTTCGTTACTCGCCTTCCTAACCTTCTTCTACAATTCGATGGTGAAGTGGATTGTCCAGGCCTTAGGGCTCTCCAAGGATATCTTTGATTTTCAAAAAAATCATCTTTTCTCCTTAGTCTCCAGGAGTGGAACTCTAACAAAATATTAAGAATTAAGCCCTTCTACCTCTCATGTAGAGAAAAGTAAAGGGGCTCTTTTACTATGACTGGAATTTAATTTTTAAGGCTTTTCCATTGCCCGAGATTGATCGCCTTTCCTCCACTGGATATAGTCTTTAAGCACCTGTGCGTGGTCAAAAGCTAGCTCGCCCCATGGAATATCCTCTAGATGGACAACAAAAGCTTTTGCTGCATCATCCCCTGCCTTTGGCAGCTGGAAGGCTTTAGCGGTGTGAGCAACCTCGACGGAATGGTGTCTAAAGTCTCTTAAAGGGTCAGAGTAAACATGAAATTGCCTCAAATCATTCAACTCAAGATGAACTTCCTCCATCATCTCACGTCTGACAGCACTTTCAACTGTTTCTCCATATTCAACTTTACCACCAGGAATGGCTTTACCAAAAGGAGCTTTCCCCCTTTCGATGAGAACAATACCTTTAAAGTCTTCCCCTTCATAGATTTCAATAATGGCTGTCGTTGTCAGGATGGGAGGTTTATGAGCTTGTTTAATAAGAGGTTCACTTGTCGTGACAGGCAAAGGGCTTAACAAAAGAGTAAAAAATAAAAAGAGGTACTGAATATTGCGTCTCATCATCTTTCCTAAATTAGTTAGTAAATACAGGACAGCATAATCTCATCTTGTAGGAAATGTCAATTTTTTACCTCTCTTTGTAGATTTCACCACAAGAAGAGCATTTGACTTGTAATGTGAGTTTTTTTAATGTCTATTTTTATTTTTAAAAGGAACCATTTGATGTTTGCTGTACGACCGCCCTCTCCAGCCGAGAAGGTCATTTCGGAGAAAAATTCCTCCTACCATTACCCCACTGTTTTAAAGCAAACTGCTTTCAGTCAACACTCTGTTTCCGACAGAATCACACAACTTTCCTTTCAAGCAACCAGAATTTTGGGATTAACGGAAAGTGGCTCTGAAGCTGAAGTCTCTTTCACTGGCAAGGCAGACTTTTTGGCCAATCCAAAACAATTTCACTATAAAATCTCACAGCTAAATGATGGGACATACAAATTAAGAGCCTGCACCAAAGGGCTGGGTGGTGGCAATAGCACTTCAGCGCTCACTAACCGTTCACCTCATAGCAAGGTGACACTACAGCTCATCGAAACATTAAAAAATAACATGCTTGACAAAAGTGCTACGCAAAGCATCGAAGCTTTTATCAAGCGTGGAGCGGACGTCAATTTCCACCTTAAAGAAGGATATACAGGGCCTTCCCCTCTTCTTATGGCCTTATTGGGAGAAAGCGAAGCCAATATCAATCTTTTATTAAAAAACAGTTGTTCCGCTAAAAATACACAGGATCTTTTTTACCAAGTTCTTCTTGGAATTAAAACGAAAACACCACATTGCACTTTAAAACTGCTTAGGCAACTTTATAAAGCAGGCGCTGACATCCATTTCCGCACTCCACGAAGCAACCCCTATCCTGACTGCTCTCCTTTTTTAGAGCTCTCTTATGTGCCAGAGGGCACGCTGGCTGATATAGCGTTTGTGTTAGGCCAAGGTGACGTTTTCAAATGGCTTTTATCGGTTGGTGTAGAACCTGATGCCAAAGCACAAGAGATATGGAATTTCACGCCATTAACACCAAGTGAACATGCGATCCAGATAGCCTACCACGATTACATAAGAGAAAAGGACCCCTTAAAAAATTTGGAGCTATACATTAAGGAACGAGACTGGGAAACCATTTCTTTAATGCTAGATGCAAATCCTCTATCGGAAATTGAAGAAAACCTTTTCCTACTCACTTTCGTCGAATGCAATGCTCAACTTATCGAAGATGAAAGCTACTTTAAGCAAGCTTCGCAAGTCTTAAAGCGAATGATAAGTAAACGAAACCAACCCCTTCACTCTTTAATCGACGAAGCCATTAATCAGAATTGGCAAAACAACCTTGCCCTTTTTCTGCTAGATTTAGGAGCTGTTCCAAGCCATCCGTCTCTTGTCCATAAACTCCTATTGAGCACCATTGTGCGATTTAATATTCAAGCTTTTAAACAAATCCTGAGAAGCAATCTAGTAAAAGATATTCATTTTAAAGATCGTTATGGCAATTCGATTCTTTATTACGCAGCACTCTATGAAAGAAGAAAATGCATAAAATCGTTATTGAAGCAAGGAGGAGATGTTAGAGATATTCCTCAATTTTCTTTAAAAGGCATGCTAGCTATTGATAGGATCAGAATCGTCAGACAGATGACTGAAGCACAAAACATAAATTATCCCTGCCCCATTGCTCCCTTTGTAGAAAAAATTTTGACAGAAAATGCTTCCCTGATAAAAGACACTCAGCTTACTCAAGTAAAAAGTATTTTATATGAGGTTTTAGCAAGCTCCACTCTGCCCTTCCAGAGCAATTCTCATCACAAACGAGAGATTGAGCACTTAAAAAATTTTTTAGCCCAACTTCTAAGTGAAAACGCTGTAGATAACAAGGAAGAGATCTTAGTAAGCTTAAGAAGTGAATTAAATTATCTAATTCGAAATAACATTGATATCCCTACCCCACCAAAAAACTGGGTAGAGGCTCTCGGAGGCTGCTTAAAAAGCTATTTCATTAGAAATAAGGATGTTGAGGAAAAAAACTTAAAGGAATGCCTCATGCAAACCCTTAAAAGTTTTGAGGAAATTAATGAAGTAAAACGCGATTAGTTTTACAACTAGCTTTTATTTTGTTAAATTTAATAATCAAAAAAATAAAATGAAGCCCCTATGAGCTCTGCAATTTCACCTCTATTGGCACTTCCGCTTTCAACGTTATCAGAAGATGCGGTTGTAAACATTTTATCTCGCCTCGCTATAGGAGATTTGTGTGCTGTGGCAAGAACCTCAAAGCTTTTTAATACGCTAGCTCAAGATCCGCGAATTTGGAAAGCCAAAGTCATGGCAGAGTTTGGAGAACGTCTTTCTGAGGATCTTAAAAGACCCGACAAGGAATGGAAAGCAATCTATAAAGAGCTGGCAGAAAGTAAAAAAAACCGCATGGACAATATCGGAGATGTTATCTCTACCCATGCTAAGAAAGTTGTTAGCGCTGATATCACCCATAGAACAAATGCAGCTGCCGCTAGGATTTTTGGCTTGACAGCTCCCCCAGGAACCATCCAAGTTCCTGAACAACGCGGGACCTTGGCAGGGCGTAAAATTACTTACAAACGACCGAATCAACTATGATGGTAAAGGAGGAGAGTCTCCCTCCTTTTTTAAATTACAAAAAGCAGTTTAAGGGACGCTAGTGACTGAATTTCCTGCCAGCTTAGAAGATGGGCTTATAAAATCCCAAGATTTTTCCCAAAAAACTCTTGCAGGTAAGTCCTTTACAAATAGCTTATTTGAGCATTGCAATTTCACCGAAACGCAGCTTTTTAATAGTCGTTTTATCTGCTGTTCTTTTCAAAGTTGTAATTTTAGCTTATCCCATTTGGATGGTTGTCGCTTTCAAGAGGTGTTTTTTACCGATTGTAAGATCGTAGGCGCGGAATTCTTTAAATGTGATAAGACCTTCTTTTCAATGACTTTTAGAAATTCTCTATTACAGTACTGTAATTTTTCTGATCTTCATTTAAAAGGGATTTTATTTGCTAATAGTAAGGTAAGAGAATGCCACTTTATCAATACCTCCCTCGTACAAGCGTCCTTTAATGAAACTGATCTTTTGGGAACAATTTTTCACCATGCCGATCTTTCTAAAGCAGACTTTTCGCACGCCTACAATTACAACATTGATCCACGAACAAATACCTTGAAAAAAACCAAGTTTTCCATGCCAGAAGCAGTCGGCCTTTTGAAGGGGCTTGATATTACTCTTATTTAAGGTTTCACTGCGATAGGAGTCTGCTTCAAAAAACGATCTTTAGCTTTTTAAGAAATTTTGATTAAATGTT
Proteins encoded in this window:
- a CDS encoding Pentapeptide repeat protein (Product derived from UniProtKB/Trembl:F8L3T0), which encodes MTEFPASLEDGLIKSQDFSQKTLAGKSFTNSLFEHCNFTETQLFNSRFICCSFQSCNFSLSHLDGCRFQEVFFTDCKIVGAEFFKCDKTFFSMTFRNSLLQYCNFSDLHLKGILFANSKVRECHFINTSLVQASFNETDLLGTIFHHADLSKADFSHAYNYNIDPRTNTLKKTKFSMPEAVGLLKGLDITLI
- a CDS encoding ADP-ribose pyrophosphatase (Product derived from UniProtKB/Swiss-Prot:Q58549;Gene name derived from UniProtKB/Swiss-Prot:Q58549;EC number derived from UniProtKB/Swiss-Prot:Q58549) is translated as MRRNIQYLFLFFTLLLSPLPVTTSEPLIKQAHKPPILTTTAIIEIYEGEDFKGIVLIERGKAPFGKAIPGGKVEYGETVESAVRREMMEEVHLELNDLRQFHVYSDPLRDFRHHSVEVAHTAKAFQLPKAGDDAAKAFVVHLEDIPWGELAFDHAQVLKDYIQWRKGDQSRAMEKP